One genomic region from Drosophila subpulchrella strain 33 F10 #4 breed RU33 chromosome 2R, RU_Dsub_v1.1 Primary Assembly, whole genome shotgun sequence encodes:
- the LOC119551743 gene encoding neprilysin-1, with amino-acid sequence MGSLLLLCSCLMASLHFIEAEVDINLATVNQIHKNLNKTASPCSNFWNFACGGFSSASEYVDNFEWVEDQFASAMVELMESHVGDNDSQAPRLIEQMRSYYKACTEDTRKLNTTYLPEEFIEWSADIHNTIKHGLSGLVYDERIGVADNDSMRQVIQIKMPDPSARYSNLRVLQLLHLIESIYKNKTVELAQKVQEIQDRYRKENPVVYTRSYSEFSQQTSIISSTIRHLCRQLLGAHCTTKNVDQLIFEISDVNYLREILKFVYNFDDDAKFLYIRLHHYVFLEDSEPRERNSKTCIHHMRAILPLGMNYMYDRFVYQNRQQDTLQLKEILASLKATFGKYLDANRLQLMTHQLAYVRAKLEGIQLNVGNLPEEKSAEFYDTHYESVNFTKSNFYSNLIQALALRTRLQHAGLLNPQYRLDLQRYYVNDNVRKARTSPFYENERNTITVPMEFLQWPLFDHRQHIIFQQSLLGAVLAHEMNHAFEQDGILFDAAGNESPVGFEIRESPAFRNAIKCAEGKAYVSLKERLADLNGLQLAYDTFFGLDHDSRKLEYRPYAFEPEFSAPQLFHLSYAQFFCGSLPPVIAHDRDDERVNVSVGNLRQFAYDFKCEATQLSHCEMWRPNVHT; translated from the coding sequence ATGGGAAGTTTACTTTTGCTGTGCTCTTGCCTAATGGCATCATTGCATTTTATAGAGGCGGAAGTGGATATCAACCTTGCTACGGTAAACCAGATTCACAAAAATCTTAATAAAACCGCATCACCATGCTCGAATTTCTGGAATTTCGCCTGCGGAGGCTTTAGCAGTGCCTCGGAATATGTTGACAACTTTGAATGGGTAGAGGATCAGTTTGCAAGTGCCATGGTCGAATTAATGGAGAGCCACGTGGGAGACAACGACAGCCAAGCACCGCGACTTATTGAACAAATGCGATCATATTACAAAGCCTGTACGGAGGATACGCGAAAGCTTAACACTACTTATCTTCCAGAAGAATTTATAGAATGGTCGGCAGATATTCATAATACCATCAAGCACGGCTTAAGTGGGTTAGTCTATGATGAGCGCATTGGTGTGGCCGACAATGATTCAATGCGCCAGGTTATTCAGATAAAGATGCCTGATCCGAGTGCCAGGTATAGTAACCTGCGTGTGTTGCAGCTTTTGCATTTGATTGAGTcgatttataaaaataaaacggtCGAGCTGGCGCAGAAAGTGCAGGAAATTCAGGATAGATATCGTAAAGAGAATCCGGTTGTATATACACGGAGTTATAGTGAATTCAGTCAACAAACCTCAATTATTTCATCGACCATTCGTCATCTCTGTAGACAATTATTGGGTGCTCACTGCACCACAAAAAATGTCGATCAATTGATTTTCGAAATTAGTGATGTGAACTATTTGCGGGAAATTCTTaagtttgtttataattttgatGATGATGCTAAATTTCTTTATATCCGATTGCATCACTATGTTTTTCTGGAGGATTCGGAACCTAGAGAGCGGAACTCAAAGACATGCATTCACCACATGCGTGCTATTCTACCCCTAGGTATGAATTATATGTACGATCGGTTTGTGTACCAAAATCGGCAGCAGGACACCTTGCAGCTAAAGGAGATCTTGGCGAGCTTAAAGGCGACCTTTGGCAAATACTTGGATGCCAATCGTCTGCAGCTCATGACCCACCAACTGGCCTATGTGAGAGCTAAATTGGAGGGTATTCAGCTAAACGTGGGCAATTTACCAGAGGAAAAATCGGCCGAGTTCTACGACACCCATTACGAGAGTGTTAATTTTACAAAGTCAAATTTCTACAGCAATCTCATTCAGGCCTTGGCTCTTCGGACCCGTCTTCAGCATGCGGGACTGCTAAACCCGCAGTACAGACTGGATCTGCAGCGCTACTATGTCAACGACAATGTGAGGAAGGCCAGGACTTCGCCATTCTATGAAAACGAAAGGAACACCATCACCGTGCCCATGGAATTTTTGCAATGGCCCTTGTTCGATCACCGCCAGCATATCATCTTCCAGCAGAGTCTTTTGGGAGCAGTTCTGGCCCACGAAATGAATCACGCCTTCGAGCAGGATGGCATACTCTTCGATGCAGCCGGAAACGAATCACCTGTGGGCTTCGAGATCCGTGAGTCGCCTGCCTTCCGGAATGCCATCAAGTGTGCGGAGGGAAAAGCCTATGTTTCCTTAAAAGAACGCCTGGCTGATCTTAATGGACTGCAATTGGCCTACGACACCTTCTTTGGTTTGGATCATGACTCCCGGAAACTCGAGTACCGCCCGTATGCCTTTGAGCCGGAGTTCAGCGCACCGCAATTGTTCCACCTGAGCTATGCCCAGTTCTTCTGCGGATCCCTGCCTCCGGTGATCGCCCACGATCGGGATGATGAGCGTGTGAACGTGAGCGTTGGCAATTTGCGTCAATTTGCATACGACTTTAAGTGCGAGGCGACTCAATTGTCCCACTGCGAAATGTGGCGCCCAAATGTGCATACATAA